From the Streptomonospora nanhaiensis genome, the window CACTCCCGCAGCACCGCGAGAGTCCGCAGGAGGAAATGGTGCGGGTAGGGCTTACCGTCTGATGTGGGGAAGGAGGGCGGGCCGCCGTCGGACCTGCCCGTATAACCGGTGACGACAAGAACGGGACTGCTGAGGCCCGCCGGTCGGCGCGGGCGCCGGTGTCGATGCAGCCGCCCGGCCCGCTGCACCAGCAGGTCGACCGGGGCGAGGTCGGTCACGACCAGGTCGAAGTCGACATCGAGCGACTGCTCGGCGACCTGGCTGGCGACCACGACATGGCGCGCTGGACGGTGCTGGTTCTCCGCGACCTCGCCAGTCACCGCATCGGGGACCGGCGGCCCGAATCCGGTCCGCAGGCGCTCGTCCAGGGCCGCGCGGTCGGCTGCGGTGAAGCGGGCGTGGGCGAGCGTCAGCTCGTTCGCGGGGAAGAACTTCCGCAGGGCCTCGTACGTCTGCTGGGTCCGGACGACGGTGTTCCGCAGGACGAGGACGCATCCCCCACCGGCTGTGCGCTCGGCGATCTCGCCCGACAAGCGGGCGAGATCGCCGGCGCCCGACTCCGGGCGCAACTCCACTGCCAGGTCGGCCGCACGGTCCTCGGTCCGCTTGGCCACGCGTACTCGGGCGGTAGGCCTTGGGGATTCAGCGCTGGAAGGCGCGAAGAAGGAGGACGCCGCCGCGCGCTCCTCGGGCAAGGGCGCCGGAACGTGGGTGATCTGCGGGTAGCCCTCCGCCGGCACGTCGGCCGGGGAGCCGGTGTAGGCGGCGATCAGTGCCTCGCGCTGCGCAGGCGGGAGTGTTGCCGACAGCAGGATGACGGGGACGCGGTGCTGGCCCAGCCAGTGCAGTACCCGGTGCAGGATGTGCGACATGTAGGCGTCGTAGGCGTGCACCTCATCAATGACGACCACCTTGTTGGCGAGGGCGAGGTGGCGAAGCATGACGTGGGGTGCGCTGACGCCGGCGAAGAGCAGTTGGTCGACGGTCCCCACGGTGATGGGGCACAGCAGCGCCTTCTTGCTCCCCCGCATCCACTGCGAGGCTGTGGGCGTCGCCTCGCCGTGCTCACCGATACCGCCCAGTGGGAGGTCGTGGTACCGCTTGTGCCGACTGGCCTTGCCGTGCACGAGTCCCACTGTGGGCAGGGGGTCCTGCGGAAGCCTCTGGAGCCACTTGTCCAGGACCCGGTCGAAGATCTGGTTGCCGGTGGCCTGGGTCGGCAGTCCGAAGAACAACCCGTTGAAGCCGAACCTGGCGGCAAGCACCTCGGCCATCGCCAGCGCCGCCTCGGTCTTGCCCTCACCCGTGGGGGCCTCGATGATCGCCAGCCCGGGGCGGTCCATCTCCGCGGCGACCTCGTAGGCGGCGGTCTGCGTGTCGCGGGGCTCCCGGATACCGAAGCGGTCCGCGTACAGCCGCGGCGCGCTCGCTGGCCGGGCGGGCCGCCAGACGTCCTCCAACTGCATCAGCCGCTGGAAGTCCCTCGCTCTGGCGGCCGCGAGCTTCGGATAGTCCTCCGTCCAGGGGCCGCTGTAATGGAAGAGGTCCTCGTTGCTCGCGAGCCAGTCGCAGAGGATCACGGCCCCCGCGCACGTCAACTGGCTGCCGATCGACGGAACATGGTCGGCCAGGAGGCCCAGAGGGACATCAGCGAGCCGCGTGATCATCTGGAAAAGTTCCCGCTGCACGGTGCGCCACTCCGCGCCGCCGATCTGTGTCGTCCTGAGCGGCGTCTCGGCCGAGCCCGGCTGGGGGAAGACGCCGTGATGGCCGCCGACGACGTTGGCCACCCAGGCCGATGCCTCGTGCGCCCAGCCGGCCTCGGCCGTAAACGCGTAGAGCAAGTGCGCCGATACAAGGTTGTGCGGATGGTTCTCCGGGGCGCCGGGAAACGGCAGCGCCTCCGTGGCCCGGCGGACATGAAGCTGGCTCTGGTTCTGGAATCCGGGGGCGCACTTTCCAAGGTCATGCAGCGCGGCAAGCCAGAGGAACAGGGACCGCGCCGTCTTGTGGGCGTCAACGCCGCTGACGCCCAGTCCCTCAGCGAACCGGTCCCGGAATGCAGCTGAGAGATAGTGCTCCCAGACCTGTTTCGCAACCTCCATGGTGTCGACCATGTGCGCCACCAGGGGGTGCCACTCTTCCGGAGATATCCGCGGGTTCCGGCTTCCCTCCCCCGTCTTGCCCCAGACCGCCAGCGCCGCATGACTGAAACCGGACGGATCTCCCACGTCCTGAAGCCTTCCTTCCGCACAACCAAGATCGTTATCCTGGTGAAGACCGCGCTTTTTCGGGTCTGCGCGGATCCTGCGGAAAGCTGTCTACCACGCCGGGATCACCACTGGAGGGAGAACAGCAGATTTACCAGAGAAACGGAAAAATGGCGCCATTAACCCTTTTGTATTGCGAAACAGATCGAACCCCCCCGGGGGCGGGCCGGTAATTGGCCCGCCCCCGGGGCGGATGGGTGATGGCGTCAGACGCGGCGGTCGGGGCCGGGGCCCTCTCCTCGGCGGTTGGGGTCGTCGTCGCGGATGCCCTCTACGAAGCCGCCCATGGCGCCCTTCGTGTCTTCCTTGGCCTCGCGGACGTTGCCCTTCACCTGCTCGCCGCGGCCCTCGTTCTTCAGCCGCTCGTTGCCGGTGAGCTTGCCCGCGAACTCCTTGATCTTGCCGCTGATCTGCTCGCCCTTGCTCTGGCCCTTCTCGCCAGCGCTCATGTCAGCCTCCAGACCGGCCGGATCAGCGAGACCCAGCCGTCATAGCGGTTTGGCCTCACTACTCCACTTCCGCGCAGGAGCCGGAGTATGCATGCGGATCATGGACCGGGGGGCCAGGAAGGCGACCGGACGGGCGCTGCGGGCCGGGTCAGCGGCTGCTGCTGCCTCGGATGTTGGCCTCGGTGTTCTCCGTGATGTGGCGACTGGTGGCGGCCGCGTCGTTGTTCTGGCGGTTGCGCTTGGCCGCGGCGCTATTGCGTTCGCGGTTGGTCTTGGCGGCCGCGAGGGCCCGTGGGCTGAGGTGGCCGGCCATGAAAGCCTGGTGCCGCCAGTCGGAACTGGGTGACATGTGGTCCCGCCTTTCCGGGGGGTCGGCGCGATGGGTGACGGGGGGACGGCGGGCGCGCGTGGCCGCTCCGCCGTTCCCGGTCTGGCCGGTCATCCTGCCACGGCAGCGGGCGGGACCCAACCCGCCGCCG encodes:
- the cas3 gene encoding CRISPR-associated helicase Cas3' encodes the protein MGDPSGFSHAALAVWGKTGEGSRNPRISPEEWHPLVAHMVDTMEVAKQVWEHYLSAAFRDRFAEGLGVSGVDAHKTARSLFLWLAALHDLGKCAPGFQNQSQLHVRRATEALPFPGAPENHPHNLVSAHLLYAFTAEAGWAHEASAWVANVVGGHHGVFPQPGSAETPLRTTQIGGAEWRTVQRELFQMITRLADVPLGLLADHVPSIGSQLTCAGAVILCDWLASNEDLFHYSGPWTEDYPKLAAARARDFQRLMQLEDVWRPARPASAPRLYADRFGIREPRDTQTAAYEVAAEMDRPGLAIIEAPTGEGKTEAALAMAEVLAARFGFNGLFFGLPTQATGNQIFDRVLDKWLQRLPQDPLPTVGLVHGKASRHKRYHDLPLGGIGEHGEATPTASQWMRGSKKALLCPITVGTVDQLLFAGVSAPHVMLRHLALANKVVVIDEVHAYDAYMSHILHRVLHWLGQHRVPVILLSATLPPAQREALIAAYTGSPADVPAEGYPQITHVPAPLPEERAAASSFFAPSSAESPRPTARVRVAKRTEDRAADLAVELRPESGAGDLARLSGEIAERTAGGGCVLVLRNTVVRTQQTYEALRKFFPANELTLAHARFTAADRAALDERLRTGFGPPVPDAVTGEVAENQHRPARHVVVASQVAEQSLDVDFDLVVTDLAPVDLLVQRAGRLHRHRRPRRPAGLSSPVLVVTGYTGRSDGGPPSFPTSDGKPYPHHFLLRTLAVLRECDRVHIPDDVPGLIDQVYGGTPLGPKSWHSSMERAAENLRESLAALRRQASALLLAEPDPTASDLSELQHSASHGVDEESAGNRLSVRLGEPSAEIILLRKVDETTVCTVSAGEQTRIPLDRAPSAKRMKDAVLDQAIRLPLRMVPIEKLFLPAAWKHALWCQRLRVLVLSGRDGSVRESGKSFVYSSEAGWTHQNRDT
- a CDS encoding CsbD family protein, with the protein product MSAGEKGQSKGEQISGKIKEFAGKLTGNERLKNEGRGEQVKGNVREAKEDTKGAMGGFVEGIRDDDPNRRGEGPGPDRRV